A genomic stretch from Telmatocola sphagniphila includes:
- a CDS encoding TIM barrel protein: protein MATFPRRQFLAGSAALAGGSLLPHPARSEEPASPPALFKLGMVTYNVAANWDLPTILKVCKNVGIAAVECRTTHKHGVEPSLTALERLTVKKQFADSGIVFWGCGSVCEFHSDKESVVQKNIEDCKNFLKLVADIGGHGVKVRPNGLRKDIPAEKTLEQIGKALIPCGKAAGDLGLEIWVEVHGKDTQEPVNIKKIMEFCNLSNVGVTWNSNATDIKNASISASFDLLKPWIKSCHINEIYNDSLGKYPYRELFRKFREMKYDRYTMIEVARTPVDVASGEDMLRYYKALWTELVRA from the coding sequence ATGGCAACTTTTCCTCGACGGCAGTTCCTGGCGGGAAGCGCCGCTTTGGCCGGTGGTTCCCTCTTGCCCCATCCCGCTCGCTCCGAAGAACCTGCTAGTCCTCCCGCGCTCTTCAAGTTGGGCATGGTTACCTACAATGTGGCCGCGAACTGGGATCTGCCGACGATTCTCAAGGTCTGCAAAAATGTCGGGATCGCAGCGGTGGAATGTCGCACCACTCATAAGCACGGCGTCGAGCCGAGCCTCACAGCTTTAGAGCGTTTAACAGTCAAAAAGCAGTTTGCCGATAGCGGCATCGTCTTCTGGGGCTGCGGCTCGGTTTGCGAATTCCACTCGGATAAGGAAAGCGTCGTTCAGAAAAATATCGAAGACTGCAAAAACTTCCTGAAACTGGTGGCGGATATTGGCGGCCATGGAGTTAAAGTCCGACCGAACGGCTTACGCAAAGATATCCCGGCGGAAAAAACTCTGGAACAGATCGGCAAAGCGCTAATCCCCTGCGGCAAAGCGGCCGGAGATCTGGGGTTGGAAATCTGGGTCGAAGTTCATGGCAAGGACACCCAGGAACCGGTCAACATCAAAAAAATCATGGAATTCTGCAATTTATCGAATGTGGGAGTAACCTGGAACTCCAACGCCACCGACATCAAAAATGCTTCGATCAGCGCATCATTCGACTTGCTTAAACCCTGGATCAAGTCCTGTCACATCAACGAAATTTATAACGACTCTCTCGGCAAATATCCCTATCGGGAATTATTCCGGAAATTCCGCGAAATGAAATACGACCGCTACACGATGATCGAAGTGGCGCGAACCCCGGTCGATGTCGCCAGCGGGGAAGATATGCTGCGTTACTACAAAGCGCTGTGGACGGAACTGGTTCGGGCTTAA